From the genome of Prevotella herbatica, one region includes:
- a CDS encoding ABC transporter ATP-binding protein has product MNSIEVKNFTKKFGDFIAVDNISFEVEEGSIFGFLGPNGAGKSTTINTLCTIQEKTSGDMKINGFDVSTQMAEVRNNIGIVFQDPTLDDKLTIEENLKLHCDFYNVPKKEVKSRIDFVLDLVDLEQRRHSPVKNLSGGMKRRAEIARGLVHFPKVLFLDEPTTGLDPQTRSNVWEYIYKLQKEKKITIFLTTHYMEEAEICNKIAIIDKGKIIAFDTPFNLKKQYTSTVMRLESDQPEIIVGFLDQHHMKYKKDGDFVMVNINDYDDFLKILSANKQYIKDLEVKKGSLNDVFLNITGKEIRES; this is encoded by the coding sequence ATGAATAGTATCGAAGTTAAAAACTTTACAAAGAAATTTGGTGATTTCATAGCGGTCGACAATATCTCATTCGAAGTGGAAGAAGGGAGTATCTTCGGGTTCCTTGGTCCTAACGGAGCAGGTAAGAGCACCACTATCAACACGCTATGCACCATTCAGGAAAAAACATCGGGCGACATGAAAATAAATGGGTTCGACGTAAGCACGCAGATGGCTGAGGTAAGAAACAACATAGGTATTGTCTTTCAGGATCCTACGCTTGACGACAAGCTTACCATTGAAGAGAACCTGAAACTGCATTGCGATTTTTACAACGTACCGAAGAAAGAAGTAAAATCACGTATTGACTTTGTACTCGACCTAGTTGATCTTGAACAAAGACGCCATTCGCCGGTCAAGAATCTTTCGGGAGGCATGAAGCGCCGTGCCGAGATTGCCCGAGGTTTGGTGCATTTCCCCAAAGTATTGTTTTTGGACGAACCAACTACCGGTCTCGATCCGCAAACACGCTCCAATGTGTGGGAATATATTTACAAACTACAAAAAGAAAAGAAAATTACCATCTTTCTCACCACGCACTATATGGAAGAAGCTGAGATTTGTAATAAAATCGCAATTATTGATAAAGGGAAAATCATTGCGTTTGACACTCCATTCAACCTAAAAAAACAATACACTTCAACGGTTATGAGACTGGAATCCGATCAACCCGAAATAATTGTTGGTTTTCTTGATCAGCATCACATGAAATATAAAAAGGATGGCGATTTTGTTATGGTCAACATCAATGATTACGATGATTTTCTAAAAATCCTGTCTGCCAACAAACAATATATCAAAGACCTCGAAGTTAAGAAAGGATCACTCAACGACGTATTTTTAAATATCACAGGAAAGGAGATTAGAGAATCATGA
- a CDS encoding outer membrane beta-barrel family protein, whose protein sequence is MPKFKSLHTRVFLTFLLVVIGYLQAMGRDYDHTIQGHVVDNISGDGLTPKIILMTADSVVIDTTTAELEDNPFTGGKIGSYYFEKINQKGRYIIKAVMENYSDAYTDCELRSNRQSAIFAKLIRMMKVFHELPEVLVKATKLKMVMQGDTIVYNANAFNLANGSMLDALIAKLPGAKLNKDGQIYVNGKYIESLLVNGHEFFSGNPKLALENLPAYTVNKIKVFNKAGAASVMMGHNMGDQSYVMDVRLKREYATGYMSNLETGMGTKDRYQVRGFGMKFSNKERIGAFVNINNLNDNQRAELNGEWKPQDMPDGLLATKTAGLSYLYFIKGTDWLSSDITYTHTSSDNVTKQNAQTFLPGGDAYKNSYAKDLESRDLWKSNTQLHLTQDGFFTSDYLNLSYQHTNGRGNMNTETLDSTSVVNRLLTENSIESSEFNFKAKSENGLRVFVTDMWRLSLSAEYNRKTQKSFAMQDIQYLQGTPSRDYRNPYTNAPNQHLKLFGSTSYTFMLREKSIMPEYIYTYSYDKASNLFYRLDKLAGRDSSRFDILPSAVNALAGSLDGENSYRYHEYRNQHEFSLNYKDLKCKLLNADVQVKMPIRIVNANLYYERMGRHDVMRKSVFFEPSLYIYHQGNKTEWSLTAESQSDLPDLTAMTNYRDDSEPLYIKEGNSDLKDIHRYSLEVNSTFHGPHQRAFSLWTAWHKTDNSTAYQLTYDKTTGISTLRPMSVNGNWDANGGMGYTRTLDNAQKFTTDNQLWINYYHNVDLATVSGLTTSQRSIVNNWKMGGESKLIFHANDNYEFTLHGGGNYYLINSQREGFSNIHAGDYSMGLNTTLSLPWNFQISTDMTMFARRGYQQAEMNTTDWVWNAQLTRSFVKGKLLAKLQGFDLLHELSSTQYAMNAQGRTEIWHNSIPRYVMLSLAWRFSINPKK, encoded by the coding sequence ATGCCTAAATTCAAATCTCTACATACTCGTGTTTTTCTTACGTTTTTATTGGTTGTCATTGGTTATTTACAAGCCATGGGGCGCGACTACGACCATACCATACAGGGACATGTGGTGGACAATATCAGCGGAGATGGGCTCACCCCAAAAATTATACTGATGACTGCGGATAGCGTAGTGATAGACACGACTACCGCTGAACTTGAAGATAACCCCTTTACAGGTGGTAAAATAGGAAGTTATTATTTTGAAAAGATTAACCAGAAGGGACGATACATCATTAAGGCTGTGATGGAGAATTACAGTGATGCCTATACTGATTGTGAGCTACGAAGTAATCGTCAGTCTGCGATCTTTGCCAAACTCATTCGCATGATGAAGGTTTTCCACGAACTTCCTGAAGTCCTTGTTAAAGCTACTAAGCTGAAAATGGTGATGCAGGGCGACACGATAGTCTACAATGCCAATGCTTTCAACTTAGCCAATGGTAGTATGCTTGATGCATTGATCGCAAAATTGCCCGGTGCCAAACTAAATAAAGATGGACAAATCTATGTTAATGGGAAATATATCGAGAGCCTTCTTGTCAACGGTCATGAGTTTTTTTCTGGCAATCCGAAACTCGCTTTAGAGAATCTTCCTGCTTACACCGTCAATAAGATAAAGGTGTTTAATAAAGCAGGTGCCGCCTCAGTGATGATGGGGCATAACATGGGTGATCAAAGTTATGTGATGGACGTAAGATTAAAACGTGAATATGCCACTGGATACATGAGTAATTTAGAAACCGGAATGGGTACAAAAGATCGTTATCAAGTGCGGGGCTTTGGTATGAAATTCTCTAATAAAGAGAGAATCGGAGCTTTTGTCAACATCAATAACCTCAACGACAACCAGCGCGCCGAACTTAATGGCGAATGGAAACCACAGGATATGCCCGACGGACTATTGGCAACTAAAACTGCAGGACTCTCCTATCTTTACTTCATCAAAGGTACGGATTGGCTAAGCAGTGACATAACCTATACGCATACTTCATCTGACAATGTAACAAAGCAAAACGCACAGACCTTTCTACCTGGTGGCGACGCCTACAAGAATAGCTATGCCAAGGACTTGGAAAGCAGAGATCTATGGAAAAGCAATACACAATTACATCTGACACAGGACGGCTTCTTCACTTCCGACTACCTCAACCTCTCCTATCAGCACACCAATGGTAGAGGAAATATGAACACGGAAACACTCGATTCTACTTCTGTCGTCAACCGTTTACTTACAGAAAACAGTATTGAATCGAGTGAATTCAACTTCAAAGCGAAATCCGAAAACGGACTACGAGTATTTGTTACCGACATGTGGCGTCTAAGTCTATCGGCTGAATACAACCGCAAAACCCAAAAATCATTTGCCATGCAAGATATACAATACCTGCAAGGCACTCCATCTAGAGACTATCGCAATCCATATACCAACGCTCCCAATCAGCATCTAAAGCTCTTTGGCAGTACTTCCTATACCTTTATGCTCCGTGAAAAGTCTATCATGCCCGAATATATTTATACCTATTCTTACGACAAGGCTTCTAATCTGTTTTATCGATTAGACAAACTGGCTGGCAGAGACAGCAGCAGATTTGATATATTGCCATCAGCAGTGAATGCGCTAGCCGGTTCCCTTGACGGTGAAAACAGTTACCGTTACCACGAATACCGCAACCAACATGAGTTCAGCCTCAATTATAAAGATCTTAAGTGTAAGCTCCTCAATGCGGATGTACAAGTGAAAATGCCGATACGCATAGTCAACGCTAACCTCTATTATGAGCGTATGGGGCGTCACGATGTAATGCGCAAGAGTGTATTTTTCGAACCTTCTCTCTATATTTATCATCAGGGCAACAAAACCGAATGGAGCCTAACAGCAGAATCGCAGTCTGACCTTCCCGACCTTACAGCCATGACCAACTATCGCGACGATAGCGAACCGCTTTATATCAAAGAAGGCAACTCCGATCTAAAGGATATCCACCGATATAGTCTAGAGGTCAATTCTACATTTCACGGACCACACCAACGGGCGTTTAGCCTATGGACTGCATGGCATAAAACCGACAACAGCACTGCCTACCAACTTACGTACGATAAAACTACTGGTATCTCTACCCTCCGTCCTATGAGCGTTAACGGCAATTGGGATGCCAATGGAGGAATGGGTTACACGCGCACCTTAGATAATGCCCAGAAGTTTACCACTGATAATCAGCTATGGATTAATTACTACCACAATGTAGATCTTGCTACAGTAAGCGGACTCACAACGAGTCAACGCAGCATCGTAAACAATTGGAAGATGGGCGGCGAAAGTAAGTTGATTTTTCATGCCAACGACAACTATGAGTTCACACTTCATGGTGGTGGCAACTACTATCTTATCAATAGTCAACGTGAGGGATTCAGTAATATTCATGCAGGCGATTACAGCATGGGACTTAATACCACATTATCACTTCCTTGGAACTTCCAGATATCTACTGATATGACCATGTTTGCACGCAGAGGATATCAGCAAGCTGAGATGAATACTACAGACTGGGTATGGAATGCCCAGCTCACCCGCAGTTTCGTCAAAGGTAAACTACTGGCTAAGTTGCAAGGCTTTGATTTGCTACATGAGCTTTCAAGCACGCAATACGCCATGAATGCGCAGGGCCGAACAGAAATTTGGCACAATAGTATTCCTCGTTATGTCATGCTTTCACTTGCTTGGCGATTTAGCATTAATCCCAAAAAGTAA
- a CDS encoding PhzF family isomerase has translation MKKLITYQIDSFTKEKFKGNPAGVVVNADGLSDNEMQLVARELNNSETAFLFSSDSDDCDGVIRYFTPKTEVPTCGHATIAAMYAKALEENLDSCVLRMRTKIGILPFEIIKKDEDYQVIMTQGKFELSPTFDSETTQKLLTALGLEKSDLDNKCPIQIASTGHSKVMIGIKSREKLNDLALNLNDLAILSKTINCNGYFVFTFDSDKRDILTYGRMFAPAIGISEDPVTGNANGPLGGYLIQNKIVDYKENVFEFNGRQGEQIDKLGVVNVRVKIENDLPKVIQIKGDAVVIFKTEIEI, from the coding sequence ATGAAAAAACTGATAACATATCAAATTGATTCTTTCACTAAAGAAAAATTTAAAGGAAATCCAGCAGGTGTAGTTGTGAATGCCGACGGATTAAGTGATAACGAAATGCAATTAGTTGCAAGAGAATTAAATAATTCTGAGACGGCATTTCTTTTCTCATCTGACAGTGATGATTGCGATGGAGTAATAAGATACTTTACCCCTAAGACTGAAGTACCTACCTGTGGACATGCCACAATTGCAGCGATGTATGCTAAAGCATTGGAAGAAAATTTGGATTCCTGTGTTTTAAGGATGAGAACTAAAATCGGCATTCTTCCATTTGAGATAATAAAGAAAGATGAAGATTATCAAGTTATTATGACTCAGGGAAAATTTGAGCTAAGTCCTACATTTGATTCTGAAACAACACAAAAACTGTTAACAGCTTTAGGATTAGAGAAATCGGATTTGGATAATAAATGTCCGATTCAGATAGCTTCAACTGGACACTCAAAGGTTATGATTGGAATTAAGAGCCGAGAGAAACTCAATGATTTAGCCTTAAATTTGAATGACTTGGCAATTTTGAGTAAGACTATTAATTGTAATGGATATTTTGTTTTTACATTTGACTCTGATAAAAGAGATATTCTGACTTATGGTAGAATGTTTGCTCCTGCGATTGGAATATCAGAAGACCCCGTAACTGGCAATGCAAATGGACCATTAGGTGGCTACTTGATACAAAATAAGATCGTGGACTATAAAGAGAACGTTTTTGAATTTAATGGTAGACAAGGGGAGCAAATAGATAAACTTGGTGTTGTTAATGTGAGAGTTAAAATTGAAAATGACTTACCAAAGGTGATTCAAATAAAAGGTGACGCTGTGGTAATATTTAAGACAGAAATAGAAATATGA
- a CDS encoding glycoside hydrolase family 2 protein produces the protein MKRFATYIVFFFVTLATLAQSDVETQRMYLSGHGCDDMVKWDFLCTNGRNSGKWTKIGVPSCWELQGFGTYQYGMRFYGVANPEGIANEKGLYKYEFNLPKSWAGKQIELVFEAVMTDAKVTINGRKAGSGLYQGGFYRFIFDVSDRIFFGKHKNILEVEVSKESANSQVNMAERRADYWNFGGIFRPVFVVAKPSYNIARVAIDADMNGVFKADCFLNHALKGAKVKVKINSIGESVAEVRGDVAHFDFKASNPKLWTAETPNMYTAEFSLMDSNNHVIHREKQKFGFRTIQYRLSDGVYINGNKVIFKGVNRHSFRPESGRTLSKAKNIEDVKLIKSMNMNAVRLSHYPADPEFLDACDSLGLYVESELSGWHWAHETIIGQQLVKEMVTRDENHPSIIFWSNGNEGGFNYELEPEFSRWDIQKRVVIYPWANRNGFETKHYRSYGETEEYMRQKEIFMPTEFLHGLYDGGHGAGLADYWKMMMANPRCAGGFLWDLADEGVVRTDKNNMVDCMGNFGADGIVGPHFEKEGSYYTVKQVWSPVAVSLSGNRLQVVNSYNFTNLRDCHFSYKYLGMPMLGSSDVKTNSAGSLVSPNANPGDTAYIILPDGWKKADVIEVKAIDNHGNELFTWDFKQKVNNAARVNVNTCKVDSTKDNLIINSEGRTYTFSRLDGLLKGVAVGDRKISFANGPRFVAARRSDRSFDQFYNHDDKEAEKKKTQYTLYNDQGILQSIEMKGNVLTVKYAHGSLNEVTWRFISGGSVEMNANYSFGGVVDLMGIMFDYPEQNVKSKQWVGDGPYRVWQNRMQGPQYNLWQNKYNDPIPGESFEYPEFKGYFSNVAWMQINTTEGRIGIINDSNSFVGVYQPRDGRDELLYTLPQTGISLLRVIPAVRNKVNCTDLNGPSAQPVWSSGFMSTTATFKFE, from the coding sequence ATGAAAAGGTTTGCAACTTATATAGTGTTTTTCTTTGTAACGTTGGCAACATTGGCTCAAAGCGATGTTGAGACACAACGAATGTATCTGTCGGGACATGGTTGTGACGATATGGTGAAATGGGATTTCTTATGTACCAATGGACGTAATTCAGGTAAATGGACAAAGATTGGAGTTCCGTCTTGTTGGGAATTGCAAGGCTTTGGTACTTACCAATACGGTATGCGATTCTATGGAGTTGCAAATCCTGAAGGCATCGCAAACGAAAAAGGACTTTATAAATATGAATTTAACCTTCCGAAGTCATGGGCAGGAAAACAGATTGAGCTTGTGTTTGAAGCTGTGATGACAGATGCAAAAGTAACCATTAACGGACGAAAAGCCGGAAGTGGATTGTATCAAGGTGGATTCTATCGCTTTATATTTGATGTCAGCGATCGCATTTTCTTTGGTAAACATAAGAATATTCTAGAGGTAGAGGTGAGCAAGGAGAGTGCTAACTCACAAGTGAATATGGCAGAAAGACGTGCTGATTATTGGAACTTTGGAGGAATCTTCCGTCCTGTCTTTGTCGTTGCCAAACCATCTTATAATATTGCTAGAGTAGCTATTGATGCCGATATGAACGGAGTGTTCAAGGCTGATTGTTTTCTTAACCATGCCCTTAAAGGAGCAAAAGTTAAGGTGAAGATAAATTCAATTGGTGAAAGTGTAGCAGAAGTAAGGGGAGATGTGGCGCATTTTGATTTCAAAGCATCCAATCCAAAACTATGGACTGCCGAAACGCCAAACATGTACACAGCAGAGTTTTCTCTGATGGATTCAAATAATCATGTCATTCATCGTGAAAAACAGAAGTTTGGTTTCCGTACGATTCAGTATCGCCTGTCTGATGGTGTTTATATCAATGGAAATAAAGTAATATTCAAGGGTGTAAACCGTCATTCATTCCGTCCTGAAAGTGGACGAACGTTGAGTAAGGCAAAGAACATAGAAGACGTGAAACTTATCAAGAGTATGAACATGAATGCTGTGAGATTGAGCCATTATCCTGCTGATCCGGAATTCCTTGATGCATGTGATTCTCTTGGACTATATGTGGAAAGCGAACTTAGTGGATGGCATTGGGCTCACGAGACTATCATAGGTCAGCAGCTTGTGAAGGAAATGGTGACACGTGATGAAAATCATCCAAGTATCATATTTTGGAGCAATGGAAATGAAGGCGGTTTTAATTATGAACTAGAACCAGAATTCTCACGTTGGGATATTCAGAAACGCGTTGTGATATATCCGTGGGCTAACAGAAACGGATTTGAAACAAAGCACTATCGCTCTTATGGTGAAACAGAGGAATACATGCGACAGAAGGAGATATTCATGCCTACAGAATTTCTTCATGGACTATATGATGGTGGACACGGTGCCGGACTTGCTGACTATTGGAAGATGATGATGGCAAACCCAAGATGTGCAGGTGGATTCTTATGGGATTTAGCTGATGAGGGAGTGGTGCGTACAGACAAAAATAATATGGTTGATTGCATGGGAAACTTTGGCGCAGACGGAATCGTAGGCCCGCACTTCGAAAAGGAAGGTTCTTATTATACCGTTAAACAGGTGTGGAGTCCTGTAGCTGTGTCTTTGTCTGGAAACAGATTACAGGTTGTGAATAGTTATAACTTCACAAATCTTCGTGACTGCCATTTCTCATATAAATATTTAGGAATGCCAATGTTGGGTTCTTCTGATGTGAAAACAAACTCAGCAGGCAGTCTTGTGTCTCCAAATGCAAATCCTGGTGATACAGCTTATATAATATTACCCGACGGTTGGAAAAAAGCCGATGTGATAGAGGTAAAAGCCATTGATAATCATGGAAACGAACTATTTACATGGGACTTTAAACAGAAAGTGAATAATGCCGCTCGTGTGAATGTAAACACTTGCAAGGTTGATTCAACGAAAGATAATTTGATTATAAATTCTGAAGGTCGCACATATACATTCTCACGACTTGACGGACTATTGAAAGGGGTAGCTGTTGGTGATAGAAAAATATCATTTGCAAATGGTCCTCGCTTTGTTGCCGCAAGACGCAGCGATCGCAGTTTCGACCAGTTTTATAATCATGATGATAAGGAAGCCGAAAAGAAAAAGACTCAATATACTCTTTATAACGACCAAGGAATATTGCAGAGTATTGAAATGAAAGGTAATGTTCTTACAGTGAAATATGCTCATGGCTCGCTTAATGAAGTGACATGGCGTTTCATTTCTGGTGGAAGCGTAGAGATGAATGCAAATTACAGTTTTGGTGGAGTTGTTGACTTGATGGGTATAATGTTTGATTATCCAGAACAAAACGTGAAGAGTAAGCAATGGGTTGGTGACGGACCTTATCGCGTATGGCAGAACAGAATGCAAGGACCTCAATATAATTTATGGCAGAATAAATATAATGACCCTATACCAGGCGAGAGTTTTGAGTATCCTGAATTCAAGGGATATTTCTCAAATGTGGCATGGATGCAGATTAACACAACCGAAGGACGAATAGGAATAATCAACGATAGTAACAGTTTTGTAGGCGTTTATCAGCCACGTGACGGCAGGGATGAACTGCTATATACTTTGCCGCAGACAGGAATATCATTACTTCGAGTGATTCCGGCAGTGAGAAACAAAGTTAACTGCACAGACCTCAATGGTCCTTCAGCACAACCAGTGTGGAGCAGTGGCTTTATGTCTACAACAGCAACATTCAAATTCGAATGA
- a CDS encoding ABC transporter permease: MRDRMRLFMNLFMSVIMLFVFSFVMKSTAVGIANPMNYLIAGIIIMTVFQIALNNSMNILDDISSGFMKEILVAPISRWQIAIGHMLSSTVISVIQGLIIVIIGLFMGLDLDAVHGLDMVLIMILAGLTFSALGLYLATITRESSNFQLLVTIISFPLTFLSGAYIPTFALPKFMLPIVLLNPLTYTTALFREVTLKMDHLSVAEQVKNGIAFQVGSFTIMPWMSFVIIMIICIIFLMLSVKQFSKADFSRIKIFKHGH, encoded by the coding sequence GTGCGCGATAGAATGCGCCTGTTTATGAATCTGTTCATGTCTGTTATCATGCTTTTTGTCTTTTCATTTGTAATGAAGAGCACTGCTGTAGGCATTGCCAACCCTATGAATTATTTGATTGCGGGTATCATCATCATGACCGTTTTCCAAATTGCTTTGAATAATTCAATGAACATCCTCGATGATATCTCAAGCGGTTTCATGAAAGAAATTCTGGTAGCACCCATCTCGCGGTGGCAGATAGCCATTGGGCATATGTTATCGTCTACCGTAATATCTGTTATTCAGGGACTTATTATCGTAATCATCGGTCTGTTTATGGGATTAGACCTCGATGCGGTCCACGGACTCGATATGGTTCTCATTATGATTTTAGCCGGACTCACATTCAGTGCTTTGGGATTATATCTGGCAACAATTACACGTGAATCGAGCAATTTTCAGCTATTGGTCACTATCATATCATTCCCCCTCACGTTCTTGTCTGGAGCCTACATTCCGACATTTGCATTACCCAAATTTATGCTTCCCATCGTCCTACTAAATCCCTTGACATACACCACAGCTCTGTTTCGAGAAGTTACATTGAAGATGGATCATTTATCGGTAGCAGAACAGGTAAAAAATGGTATAGCGTTTCAAGTGGGCAGTTTCACCATCATGCCGTGGATGAGCTTTGTTATAATTATGATTATTTGCATTATCTTCCTGATGCTAAGCGTAAAGCAATTTTCCAAAGCCGATTTTTCAAGAATCAAAATATTCAAGCACGGGCATTAA
- a CDS encoding AAA family ATPase, protein MLNNPFITNGYAGPEYFCDRKDETRKITDLLVNENNLALMSPRRIGKTELINHCFNQPEIKQDYYTFIIDIYSTSSVSDLVNVFGKSIIDGLRSKGKKVWEKLIQTLASLRSEISFDINGLPVWSVGVGAITNPEVTLDEIFTYLQQADKPCLVAIDEFQQITYYGDNRIEALLRTYIQRCTNAHFIFSGSHRHLMGEIFVSPSRPFYQSVTLMNLKTLTVEKYSEFASEKFEERNKHLEVEIIKELFNRFEGVTSYIQRVMNVLFLKTPQNGTCSKGMLDDAINYILDMSSDTYETILRQMAEKQRNTILAIAAEGKARNVTGGIFAKKHHLPSPSSVNSAVKGLLEKDFITENDGAYSVYDQFFSLWIKKYVLGNTTD, encoded by the coding sequence ATGTTGAACAACCCTTTTATAACAAATGGATATGCTGGTCCTGAATATTTCTGTGATCGTAAAGATGAAACAAGAAAAATTACAGACCTGTTAGTCAATGAGAATAATCTTGCCCTTATGTCTCCTCGACGTATTGGTAAGACTGAACTTATAAATCATTGTTTCAACCAACCTGAGATAAAACAAGACTACTATACTTTTATCATCGACATCTATTCAACATCTTCTGTTTCAGACCTAGTTAATGTATTTGGTAAAAGTATTATAGACGGACTACGTTCAAAGGGTAAGAAAGTCTGGGAAAAATTAATCCAGACATTAGCATCTTTGCGCTCTGAAATTTCATTTGATATCAATGGTCTTCCCGTATGGAGTGTTGGGGTTGGAGCTATAACAAATCCAGAAGTTACTTTAGATGAGATATTCACCTATCTACAACAAGCAGATAAGCCTTGCCTTGTAGCAATAGACGAGTTCCAACAGATAACATACTATGGCGATAATAGAATCGAGGCGCTTTTGCGCACATATATACAAAGATGTACAAATGCACATTTCATATTTTCAGGCTCACACCGCCACCTAATGGGAGAGATATTTGTATCACCATCACGACCTTTTTATCAGAGCGTTACACTAATGAACTTAAAAACACTAACTGTTGAGAAATACAGCGAATTCGCATCTGAGAAATTTGAAGAACGCAACAAACATCTAGAAGTAGAAATAATAAAAGAACTATTCAATAGATTTGAAGGCGTCACTTCCTACATACAACGTGTAATGAATGTACTGTTTCTTAAAACTCCTCAAAACGGTACATGCTCAAAAGGTATGCTTGATGATGCAATAAACTATATCTTAGATATGTCATCAGACACCTACGAAACCATATTGCGACAAATGGCAGAAAAGCAACGTAACACAATCCTTGCTATAGCCGCTGAAGGCAAAGCCAGAAATGTTACAGGCGGAATTTTTGCAAAGAAACATCACCTGCCATCACCTAGTTCAGTAAATTCTGCGGTTAAAGGATTATTAGAAAAAGACTTCATCACTGAAAATGATGGTGCATATTCTGTGTATGATCAGTTTTTCAGCCTATGGATAAAGAAATATGTTTTAGGCAATACAACTGATTAA
- a CDS encoding 4Fe-4S dicluster domain-containing protein encodes MIQLYFAIGALFVIYLVTDSLRKKEKNNRIISIDDKKCARCNSCITHCPNGVLKMEPEEGKDMHVIVKNPN; translated from the coding sequence ATGATACAACTTTATTTTGCAATAGGTGCTTTATTCGTTATTTATCTGGTAACGGACTCACTAAGGAAAAAGGAAAAAAACAATAGAATAATATCTATCGATGATAAGAAGTGTGCTCGATGTAACAGCTGTATAACACACTGTCCAAACGGTGTACTCAAAATGGAACCTGAGGAAGGAAAGGATATGCATGTAATTGTGAAAAATCCAAACTAA
- a CDS encoding RNA polymerase sigma factor, protein MSNNSNQKNLKEWIAKYTPRLKSFIRGRVSSRDDADDILQDVFYQLAKNMDNAMNPIENTSAWLYRVTQNMITNAQTKKKEVRMPVFQEDEDEHVLEEISGLLFHEVEDEDSPETKYLRSLVWTELENALAELPAEQREIFELTELDGVPVKEISKTIGVPVNTLLSRKHYAIVYLRKRLQTIYNDLIST, encoded by the coding sequence GTGAGCAATAACTCGAATCAAAAGAATCTGAAAGAGTGGATTGCAAAATACACCCCGAGATTAAAATCGTTTATTAGAGGGCGAGTATCAAGTCGTGATGATGCGGATGATATTTTGCAGGATGTGTTTTATCAATTGGCAAAGAACATGGATAATGCCATGAACCCAATTGAAAACACCTCTGCATGGCTGTATCGTGTCACGCAAAATATGATTACCAATGCCCAAACGAAAAAGAAGGAAGTCAGGATGCCAGTTTTTCAGGAAGACGAAGATGAACATGTGCTGGAAGAAATATCGGGGCTACTGTTTCACGAAGTGGAAGACGAAGACTCTCCGGAAACGAAATATCTGCGTTCACTGGTATGGACGGAACTTGAAAACGCATTGGCAGAATTACCTGCCGAACAACGTGAGATTTTTGAGCTTACGGAGCTGGACGGCGTTCCTGTGAAAGAGATTTCAAAGACCATCGGCGTACCAGTCAACACATTGCTTTCGCGCAAACATTACGCAATCGTTTATCTGCGAAAGCGTTTGCAAACTATTTACAACGATTTGATCTCCACATAA
- a CDS encoding FKBP-type peptidyl-prolyl cis-trans isomerase gives MKKRSLLKFVALLPLFLVSCSETDDELNEFSNWKDKNEKYFTDIYIYADSAINNGSKDWKIIREWSLEDNYSTAKENNIVVNILKTGNASTCPIYTDSVRVHIQGRILPSTTYSKGYPFWESFDDKLDVTTSLPFLLSANGIIPSGTNTVNSKQIDGLSTALQQMHLGDRWIVYVPYQYGYGTVNNSSPLVPAYSTLIFDVSLVGIYHSGNRIPKWE, from the coding sequence ATGAAGAAAAGGTCTTTATTAAAGTTTGTAGCTCTGTTACCGTTATTCTTAGTTTCTTGTTCTGAAACAGATGATGAATTAAATGAATTTTCTAATTGGAAGGATAAGAATGAAAAATACTTCACTGATATATATATTTATGCAGATTCTGCAATAAACAATGGTTCCAAAGACTGGAAAATTATTAGAGAATGGTCTTTAGAAGATAATTACAGTACAGCAAAAGAAAATAACATTGTCGTGAATATTTTAAAAACAGGCAATGCCTCTACTTGTCCGATATATACAGATTCAGTAAGAGTCCACATACAAGGTAGGATACTACCTTCAACTACATATTCTAAAGGATATCCTTTTTGGGAATCTTTTGATGATAAATTGGATGTTACAACATCATTGCCTTTTCTGTTATCTGCGAATGGAATAATACCTTCAGGTACTAATACCGTTAATTCAAAGCAGATAGATGGACTTTCAACAGCACTTCAACAGATGCATCTCGGTGATCGTTGGATTGTATATGTGCCTTACCAATATGGGTATGGAACAGTTAATAATTCATCTCCATTAGTACCTGCTTATAGTACATTAATTTTTGATGTATCTTTGGTTGGTATTTACCATTCAGGAAATAGAATACCTAAATGGGAATAG